In Brachypodium distachyon strain Bd21 chromosome 2, Brachypodium_distachyon_v3.0, whole genome shotgun sequence, one genomic interval encodes:
- the LOC100828793 gene encoding coiled-coil domain-containing protein 94 codes for MGERKVLNKYYPPDFDPSKIPRRRQPKNQQIKVRMMLPMSIRCGTCGTYIYKGTKFNSRKEDCIGETYLGIQIFRFYFKCTRCSAEITFKTDPQNSDYTVESGASRNFEPWREEDEVVDKEKRKREAEEMGDAMRALENRAMDSKQDMDILAALEEMRSMKSRHAGVSVDQMLEILKHSTHQKEEKTVAELDEEDEELIKSITFRNSKDYVKRIEDDDDEDEDSFVAGQSSVTSKINGSSESVLHPTDVLTKTNGPESGSKEENKSWASKMPKFIVKPKPTATSPNKKQKTEAAASQNNGKAPVAEEKSEDSEKTNVLQSLCQYDSDESDD; via the exons aTGGGTGAGCGGAAGGTGCTCAACAAGTATTATCCGCCGGACTTCGACCCGTCGAAgatcccgcggcggcggcagcccaAGAACCAGCAGATCAAGGTGCGCATGATGCTCCCCATGAGCATCCGCTGCGGCACCTGCGGGACCTACATCTACAAGGGTACCAAGTTCAACTCGCGCAAGGAGGACTGCATCGGCGAG ACATACTTGGGAATACAAATATTTAGGTTTTACTTCAAGTGTACTAGGTGTTCAGCTGAGATTACCTTCAAAACAGACCCTCAGAATTCTGACTACACGGTAGAATCTGGGGCTAGTCGCAATTTTGAACCTTGGCGCGAAGAGGATGAG GTTGTGgacaaagaaaagaggaaaCGAGAAGCAGAGGAGATGGGTGACGCAATGAGAGCACTGGAGAACAGAGCAATGGATTCAAAGCAGGACATGGACATACTTGCTGCTTTAGAAGAGATGCGGTCCATGAAG TCTAGACATGCTGGAGTCTCTGTTGACCAGATGCTTGAAATTTTGAAGCATTCCACTCATCAGAAG gaagaaaaaacagtagCAGAActagatgaagaagatgaagaactTATCAAGTCAATCACTTTTCGA AACTCTAAAGATTATGTTAAACGGatagaagatgatgatgacgaggaTGAAGATTCTTTTGTAGCAGGCCAGTCAAGTGTGACCTCAAAG ATCAATGGATCTTCTGAATCAGTGTTACATCCAACAGATGTCTTGACCAAAACTAATGGACCTGAAAGTGGCAGTAAAGAAG AAAATAAGAGCTGGGCATCTAAGATGCCCAAATTCATAGTGAAGCCGAAGCCCACCGCTACAAGTCCTAATAAGAAGCAGAAAACTGAAGCAGCAGCTTCCCAAAATAACGGCAAAGCACCAGTTGCAGAGGAAAAGAGTGAAGATTCAGAGAAGACAAATGTTCTTCAGTCTCTCTGCCAGTATGATAGCGATGAAAGTGATGACTGA
- the LOC100829701 gene encoding protein arginine methyltransferase NDUFAF7, mitochondrial, translating to MLRSPAAALLRRLATRLSDGGVGAGSPTRRILPPPIAPSVLARFSSTPTSSPPPSSVGARDEEAEDDELQGAPGDAGAKLSISVDRSGLYTPPEHSHEPSSDSELVNHLKSIIKFRSGPISVAEYMEEVLTNPQSGYYMNRDVFGESGDFITSPEVSQMFGELIGVWAMCLWEQMGQPEKVNLIELGPGRGTLLADLLRGSAKFVNFTKALSINLVECSPTLQKVQYNTLKCEDEPDGDEKRTVSKLCGAPVYWHASLEQVPSGSPTIILAHEFFDALPIHQFQKASRGWCEKMVDHTEGSSFRFVLSPQPTASLLFLSKRCQWASSEELEKVEQIEVCPKAMEITEQIADRISSDGGGALIIDYGKNGIVSDSLQAIRKHKFVHILDDPGSADLSAYVDFASIRHSAEEVSDDISVHGPMTQSQLLGSLGINFRVEALMQNCDEKQAESLRTGYWRLVGDGEAPFWEGPDDQTPIGMGTRYLAMAIVNKKQGPPVPFE from the exons ATGCTTCGGAGCCCAGCCGCCGCTCTGCTCCGCCGCCTGGCCACTCGCCTCTCCGACGGCGGTGTGGGCGCCGGCTCACCCACTCGTAGGATTCTCCCTCCTCCCATAGCCCCCTCCGTCCTCGCCCGCTTCTCGTCCACGCCGacttcctcgccgccaccgtcctcTGTCGGCGCCCgcgacgaggaggcggaggatgaCGAGCTCCAGGGAGCACCCGGAGATGCCGGCGCCAAGCTCAGCATCTCTGTGGACCGCTCCGGCCTCTACACTCCCCCAG AACACTCGCACGAGCCATCGTCCGACTCTGAGCTTGTCAACCACCTTAAGAGCATTATAAAG TTCCGGAGTGGGCCAATTAGCGTAGCTGAATACATGGAGGAGGTGCTTACGAACCCACAATCTGGGTACTACATGAACCGTGATGTGTTTGGGGAGTCTGGAGATTTCATCACCTCACCGGAGGTTAGCCAGATGTTTGGAGAG CTGATTGGGGTGTGGGCGATGTGCCTGTGGGAGCAAATGGGGCAACCAGAGAAGGTGAATTTGATCGAGCTTGGCCCAGGACGAGGAACTCTCTTGGCAGATTTACTTCGT GGCTCGGCAAAGTTTGTTAATTTCACTAAGGCACTGAGCATTAACTTAGTAGAATGTAGCCCTACATTGCAAAAGGTGCAGTACAATACTCTGAAATGTGAAGACGAACCTGATGGCGATGAAAAAAGAACAGTTAGCAAGCTTTGTGGAGCCCCTGTTTATTGGCATGCCTCCCTCGAACAGGTTCCTTCAGGAT CGCCCACCATAATTCTTGCTCATGAATTCTTTGATGCCTTGCCAATCCATCAATTTCAG AAAGCCTCACGTGGCTGGTGCGAAAAGATGGTTGATCACACAGAAGGCTCATC GTTTCGCTTTGTTCTATCTCCGCAGCCTACAGCCTCTTTACTTTTCCTGTCCAAACGTTGTCAATGGGCTAGTTCTGAGGAACTTGAGAAGGTCGAGCAAATTGAAGTCTGCCCGAAAGCAATGGAGATCACCGAACAGATTGCTGATAGAATTAGCTCAGATGGTGGAGGTGCTCTAATCATTGACTATGGCAAAAATGGAATAGTCTCTGATAGCCTTCAG GCAATCCGCAAACACAAGTTTGTCCACATATTAGACGACCCTGGTTCTGCTGATCTCAGCGCCTATGTTGATTTTGCTTCAATCAGGCACTCTGCTGAAGAAGTTTCAG ATGATATTTCTGTCCATGGGCCAATGACTCAGTCCCAGTTGTTGGGTTCTCTTGGCATCAATTTCCGGGTCGAAGCCCTTATGCAAAACTGTGACGAGAAGCAGGCTGAGTCTCTGAGAACAGGCTACTGGCGACTAGTCGGAGATGGGGAAGCTCCATTCTGGGAAGGTCCTGATGACCAGACGCCTATTGGCATGGGAACAAGGTACTTGGCCATGGCCATTGTCAACAAGAAGCAAGGCCCGCCTGTTCCATTCGAGTGA